From the genome of Nicotiana sylvestris chromosome 1, ASM39365v2, whole genome shotgun sequence:
tttatacaatttTCCAATTATCGGATATAAATAATTTCGGCCGCGGGCTAAAAGTGATTTTTGCCCAAATATTTTCCTCTTCATGTACAGCCAAGAGATCACATCATAAAGCTAAGGTGCTTAAACGTCTATACTTGAGGATATGGATAAGATGAAGCATTAACAAGACTCTATTTTACCACTCTATCTTTGATTATGGTGGCTAATTTCTTTTCCACCTTTTCTATAATCCCTtgccaaaatataaaaaaaattgactTGTGTGCTGCTCCAAAGGCATATCCAAAGAAGCGGTGGAAAATTGACCAATTTGGCATCCAAGTTACTGATTGACTGTCTAATCATTCCAAATTTCCACCTCATTCACATGGTATGTGTTGCTTTTATCCAGAGTAATAGTACGTAGTCCAGATGTTACCTCAAACGCCAAGACAACTCTCAAGTGTCTTAATTGAATCTCATTTGCAACAACCATTACCAAATGTATTGTCAGCATACAATGTGGGATATTTTAAGTGCAGAATTTCCTCCACTGTCTACTTTGAAGCCATTGATCTTAGTTATACAGTACAAATTAATTAGTGCAACATCTAACTAAAAGCTTCCATTACCAAAACAAACAAGTGTCGGACATGAAACTAAATCACGATCAACTAAAACAACAATGAATTCGTCCAAAGAGGGCCAAGAACACAAATGCATAAAAACATGAGTTAATATTCAAGAGTACACAAGACTGTATGAGCTACATCAGTATCCTTTGGATTTACATGAATACAAGTACAAAAACCAGAAGAAAAGGACTTGAGAGCTCAATGATAGTTAAAGCAACAAAACGGCAAGGCTATATAAGAGGTACTACCTCTGAGAAATCAAAATTGGTACTATTTGTATTCTTGTTTGCAATTGGTACATACATTTCCTCAAcaggaaaagaaaaacagaagaCAGTAATGCTAAAAACTACAGTGTCTCTTTGTAAATACGGCTACCCAATCTCAAGCTGTAGTTGTACTGCTGGATTGATGATCAGTTAACCACTTCCAGACTCTAACCTGACCTGATTCACCACCTGTAAACAATAAACCACCAGGACCAATCTCGATGCGCCGGACAGCCTGCTTAGAAAATATTCTCCCCCTCTCCGAAAAGGAAGGCAGATCATAAACGCGAACAGTATTATCACTGCAAGAGCACAGTAACACAGGCTTTGCTTCTGAGTCATGCACACCACATAGAGTCAGCACACCACTGTCCTCTTGATGGGTATATGTAACCTCCAAATTCCCGCTCTCGTTTGCAGCCCAGACCTTGATCGTTTTATCCAACGAACACGATAAAAGGAAGTCTTCCCAACAAAGAACAGACATAACTGTACTTGTATGATCTGTCAAGACTTGTAAACACTGAAAAGTTTCAAGGCTCCATACTCTTATTGACTTGTCCATGGAACCCGAATACAATATATTGCCCGCTCCAGCAAACAGCGATACCACGTGATGTGTGTGTCCTATCAATGTTGCAGCTCGTTCAAAATTACTCCCATTAACAAATCTCCAGGCTAATATCGGCCCCTCCTCTGTACCAGCAAAGAGCATATGATTATTGTCATCAAAGACAAGAGCATAGACTTGTCCAATTGGACCATTAAGGCTAAGGACAGTTCCTGTTTGAGTGTGTCTTGCTTTGACAAAATTAGGCAACCCCACAAAAATCCACGGCCCTTCAGTTAACATACAGCCAATTTCACCATCTAAATTGAAGACCCCTGCATCTGTTCCATATTGACAATCCCACAATCGCACAGTCTTGTCCGTGCTCCCCGAATAAAGCTTATCGGAACCTGAGGGCAGAGCAATACCTGTAACAACTTTTTCGTGCCCTTGGAGTTGCGCCAACAATGTGAAACAATTCCCTGTAGTCCAAGAATGCAAATACTTACAGCTGTTTCCATAGTTACACTTCTCTTTAACCCAATATTTACAAACAACTTTCTCCGTCTTATTATTATTCGTCACAACTACTCCACCACCACCAGccgcagtagtagtagtagtacta
Proteins encoded in this window:
- the LOC104221503 gene encoding zinc finger CCCH domain-containing protein 48-like encodes the protein MDEEYEPLKTYFPDEEVMHIDELEPIEKPGWKHFFDGAANMKGVGIRAVLISETGHHYIVTAQLRFYWAKNFGCSGEILRKGKARTRQLQLGLMGRLHPSQDHKQRTTKKLVVCKHWLAGNCNRFPCQFLHSRELVEPSWPKQQQQQYAKRFSDDHNPKKKKNYNNNTWRRSSTTTTTAAGGGGVVVTNNNKTEKVVCKYWVKEKCNYGNSCKYLHSWTTGNCFTLLAQLQGHEKVVTGIALPSGSDKLYSGSTDKTVRLWDCQYGTDAGVFNLDGEIGCMLTEGPWIFVGLPNFVKARHTQTGTVLSLNGPIGQVYALVFDDNNHMLFAGTEEGPILAWRFVNGSNFERAATLIGHTHHVVSLFAGAGNILYSGSMDKSIRVWSLETFQCLQVLTDHTSTVMSVLCWEDFLLSCSLDKTIKVWAANESGNLEVTYTHQEDSGVLTLCGVHDSEAKPVLLCSCSDNTVRVYDLPSFSERGRIFSKQAVRRIEIGPGGLLFTGGESGQVRVWKWLTDHQSSSTTTA